The following are encoded together in the Phaseolus vulgaris cultivar G19833 chromosome 9, P. vulgaris v2.0, whole genome shotgun sequence genome:
- the LOC137820061 gene encoding RNA-binding protein 208-like: protein MQQRLKLQQQQALMQQALLQQQQMYHPGMLAAAMSQMEPVPSGNLPPGFDTSACRSVYVGNIHVNVTDKLLAEVFQSAGPLAGCKLIRKEKSSYGFVDYHDRASAALAIMTLHGRQLYGQALKVNWAYANSSREDTSGHFNIFVGDLSPEVTDATLFACFSVYPSCSDARVMWDHKTGRSKGYGFVSFRDHQDAQSAINDMTGKWLGNRQIRCNWATKGAGTSSSEEKSNDNQNAVVLTNGSSDGGQDNNNEDAPENNSLYTTVYVGNLPHDVTQAELHCQFHALGAGVIEEVRVQRDKGFGFVRYNTHEEAALAIQVANGRIIRGKSMKCSWGSKPTPPGTASNPLPPPAQPYQILPTAGMNQGYSPAELLAYQRQLTLSQAAVSGLSGQALLQMTGQHGLAPASMGVNSGGSQAMYDGYTGNSSRQQLMYYR, encoded by the exons ATGCAACAGAGGCTGAAGTTGCAGCAACAACAAGCCCTCATGCAGCAAGCTTTGCTTCAGCAGCAACAGATGTACCACCCTGGCATGCTCGCCGCAGCTATGTCTCAG ATGGAGCCTGTTCCAAGTGGAAATTTGCCTCCTGGTTTTGATACATCTGCATGCCGTAGTGT TTATGTAGGAAATATTCATGTAAATGTCACTGATAAACTTCTCGCAGAAGTTTTTCAGAGTGCTGGTCCTCTTGCTGGCTGCAAGCtcataagaaaagaaaag TCCTCTTATGGTTTTGTGGACTATCACGATCGAGCATCTGCGGCCCTTGCAATAATGACATTGCACGGACGACAACT TTATGGTCAAGCACTTAAGGTGAATTGGGCATATGCCAATAGCAGTAGGGAGGACACATCAG GGCACTTCAATATATTTGTCGGTGATTTGAGTCCAGAGGTTACTGATGCAACTTTATTTGCTTGCTTCTCAGTCTATCCTAGTTGTTC TGATGCAAGAGTTATGTGGGATCACAAAACCGGTCGGTCAAAAGGATATGGTTTTGTTTCTTTCCGCGATCATCAG GATGCCCAGAGTGCCATAAATGATATGACAG GTAAGTGGTTGGGAAACAGGCAAATACGATGCAACTGGGCAACTAAGGGTGCTGGTACCAGCTCCAGTGAAGAAAAGAGCAATGACAACCAAAATGCTGTTGTGCTTACAAATGGATCTTCAG ATGGAGGTCAAGATAATAATAATGAGGATGCTCCTGAAAACAATTCTTTATACACCACAGTTTATGTTGGCAACCTTCCTCATGAT GTAACTCAAGCTGAACTCCATTGCCAATTCCATGCACTGGGGGCTGGGGTAATTGAGGAGGTTCGAGTTCAAAGGGACAAGGGTTTTGGATTTGTCAGATACAACACTCACGAGGAAGCTGCGTTGGCCATTCAGGTGGCTAATGGAAGAATAATCCGTGGGAAGAGTATGAAG TGTTCATGGGGTAGTAAACCAACTCCTCCTGGAACAGCTTCGAATCCGTTACCTCCTCCTGCTCAACCGTATCAAATACTTCCGACTGCAGGGATGAACCAAGGTTATTCTCCTGCTGAATTGTTGGCTTATCAGCGCCAACTGACCTTGAGTCAGGCTGCTGTATCTGGTCTTTCAGGTCAAGCCCTTCTGCAAATGACTGGACAACATGGCCTAGCTCCTGCTTCAATGGGCGTAAACTCTGGGGGATCTCAAGCCATGTATGATGGATATACCGGTAATTCATCAAGACAGCAGCTTATGTACTATCGTTGA
- the LOC137822762 gene encoding U-box domain-containing protein 52-like isoform X2 gives MWLPKNRLEKKDGVSGLVAVAIDKKKGSQTALKWAVDNLLMRSATVILIHVKLLAPTLSPSPSLFVPRISAFLGDDSSVVGKEHECQNKNLFLPYRVFCTRKDIHCKDVQLEDSDVSKAITEYASQTGIEHLVLGSSAKTSLLKFKVSDIPGEISKGAPDFCTVYVIAKGKIQTMRSATRQPPTIFPNLVYQGSVRSNISDPNMHSDPNIKEEQSHSFDSASQYDESFRSPFTRKHYNGRHYGDTPNSDMDISFVSTGRKSTDRLIPSLNLDTGISNPRLSYSSDTDANLSFESIHYGRKSPELNSPNEFTSFSFESDNQSFTSQATDDMEAEMRRLKLELKQTMEMYNTACKEALTAHQKAVELQQWKIEEEMRMEEAKLAGKKAMAMAEKEKAKSKAAIETAEAQKRIAELESQKRLVAEMKAIRESEEKRKVLDALVNVDIRYRKYTIEEIEEATNFFSESLKIGEGGYGPVFKCHLDHTPVAVKVLRPDAQQGRSQFQREVEVLSCIRHPNMVLLLGACPEYGCLVYEYMANGSLDNCLFRKGNTPPLPWQLRFKIAAEIGTGLLFLHQTKPEPLVHRDLKPANILLDRNFVSKISDVGLARLVPPSVADTVTQYHMTSAAGTFCYIDPEYQQTGMLGVKSDIYSLGIIFLQLLTAKAPMGLTHHVERAIEKGTLDEILDPSLSDWPQEEALKFAKLAVQCAELRRKDRPDLGKVILPELHRLRNLAEDSDLISALGKPTNVTRDRHVSVVLEGECPHPVSGAIRANNSVS, from the exons ATGTGGTTGCCAAAGAATCGGTTAGAGAAGAAGGATGGTGTGAGTGGATTAGTAGCAGTGGCAATTGATAAAAAGAAAGGGAGTCAAACTGCACTCAAATGGGCAGTTGACAATCTCCTCATGAGAAGTGCAACTGTAATTCTCATCCATGTCAAGCTTCTTGCACCAACTCTATCTCCATCACCTTCTCTTTTCGTCCCTA GGATAAGTGCTTTCCTTGGCGATGATAGTTCAGTGGTGGGCAAAGAACACGAATGCCAAAACAAAAATCTTTTCCTCCCATATCGTGTCTTCTGTACACGAAAAGAT ATACATTGCAAGGATGTCCAACTAGAAGATTCAGATGTATCCAAAGCTATAACTGAATATGCTTCTCAGACAGGAATTGAGCATCTGGTTCTTGGCTCTTCAGCAAAAACTAGTTTGCTCAA ATTCAAGGTATCAGATATTCCAGGAGAAATTTCAAAAGGGGCTCCAGATTTCTGCACCGTCTATGTTATTGCCAAAGGAAAGATTCAAACAATGCGATCTGCTACTCGTCAACCACCGACCATTTTCCCTAACCTGGTCTATCAAGGTAGTGTCAGGTCAAACATTTCAGACCCAAATATGCATTCGGATCCAAACATAAAAG AAGAACAATCGCATTCCTTTGATTCTGCATCACAGTATGATGAATCGTTCAG GTCACCATTTACTAGGAAACATTACAATGGCAGACACTATGGGGACACTCCCAATTCAGATATGGACATATCCTTTGTAAGCACTGGAAGGAAAAGCACAGACCGCTTGATCCCTTCATTGAACTTAGATACCGGAATATCCAATCCTCGGTTATCATATAGCTCAGACACAGATGcaaacttgagttttgagtCAATACATTATGGAAGGAAGTCTCCGGAATTGAACAGTCCTAATGAATTCACATCATTCTCATTTGAGAGTGACAATCAATCTTTTACATCACAAGCAACG GATGACATGGAGGCTGAAATGAGGAGATTGAAGTTGGAGCTGAAGCAGACCATGGAAATGTATAACACGGCTTGTAAAGAAGCACTCACAGCACATCAGAAG GCAGTGGAACTTCAGCAGTGGAAAATAGAGGAAGAGATGAGAATGGAAGAAGCAAAGCTGGCTGGGAAAAAAGCAATGGCAATGGCAGAAAAGGAGAAAGCCAAGTCTAAAGCAGCCATTGAGACTGCTGAAGCACAAAAGAGAATTGCAGAACTGGAATCACAGAAGAGACTCGTTGCAGAAATGAAAGCAATTAGAGAAtcagaagagaaaagaaaagtgcTTGATGCTTTGGTAAATGTAGATATCAGGTATAGAAAGTACACTATCGAGGAGATTGAAGAGGCAACAAATTTTTTTTCAGAATCCCTTAAAATTGGAGAAGGGGGATACGGTCCCGTTTTTAAGTGCCATTTGGATCACACACCTGTTGCAGTCAAGGTTCTACGCCCAGATGCACAACAAGGAAGATCACAGTTTCAGAGAGAG GTTGAGGTATTGAGTTGCATACGGCATCCAAACATGGTTCTCCTCCTGGGAGCATGTCCAGAATATGGATGTCTGGTGTATGAGTATATGGCAAATGGAAGCTTGGACAATTGCCTCTTTCGAAAGGGCAACACTCCCCCACTTCCTTGGCAGCTAAGGTTCAAGATAGCAGCTGAGATTGGCACAGGCTTGCTGTTCCTGCACCAGACAAAACCAGAACCTCTGGTGCACAGGGACTTGAAACCAGCCAATATCTTGCTTGACAGAAACTTTGTGTCCAAAATCAGTGATGTAGGTTTGGCCAGGCTAGTTCCACCATCTGTGGCAGACACTGTCACGCAATATCACATGACATCCGCAGCCGGAACCTTCTGCTACATAGATCCTGAGTACCAGCAGACAGGAATGTTAGGGGTGAAATCAGACATATACTCCCTTGGGATAATTTTTTTGCAACTCTTGACAGCAAAAGCACCTATGGGTTTGACCCATCATGTTGAAAGGGCCATTGAGAAAGGAACTTTAGATGAGATTTTGGATCCATCACTCTCTGATTGGCCACAAGAGGAGGCCTTGAAATTTGCTAAGTTGGCAGTTCAGTGTGCTGAATTAAGGCGCAAAGACAGACCTGATCTTGGCAAGGTTATCCTACCAGAACTCCATAGACTAAGAAACCTTGCTGAAGATAGTGATCTTATTTCAGCTTTGGGTAAACCTACGAATGTGACCCGAGACAGACATGTTTCTGTAGTACTG GAAGGAGAGTGTCCTCACCCGGTCTCAGGGGCAATTAGAGCTAACAATTCAGTGTCTTAA
- the LOC137822762 gene encoding U-box domain-containing protein 52-like isoform X1 → MWLPKNRLEKKDGVSGLVAVAIDKKKGSQTALKWAVDNLLMRSATVILIHVKLLAPTLSPSPSLFVPRISAFLGDDSSVVGKEHECQNKNLFLPYRVFCTRKDIHCKDVQLEDSDVSKAITEYASQTGIEHLVLGSSAKTSLLKRFKVSDIPGEISKGAPDFCTVYVIAKGKIQTMRSATRQPPTIFPNLVYQGSVRSNISDPNMHSDPNIKEEQSHSFDSASQYDESFRSPFTRKHYNGRHYGDTPNSDMDISFVSTGRKSTDRLIPSLNLDTGISNPRLSYSSDTDANLSFESIHYGRKSPELNSPNEFTSFSFESDNQSFTSQATDDMEAEMRRLKLELKQTMEMYNTACKEALTAHQKAVELQQWKIEEEMRMEEAKLAGKKAMAMAEKEKAKSKAAIETAEAQKRIAELESQKRLVAEMKAIRESEEKRKVLDALVNVDIRYRKYTIEEIEEATNFFSESLKIGEGGYGPVFKCHLDHTPVAVKVLRPDAQQGRSQFQREVEVLSCIRHPNMVLLLGACPEYGCLVYEYMANGSLDNCLFRKGNTPPLPWQLRFKIAAEIGTGLLFLHQTKPEPLVHRDLKPANILLDRNFVSKISDVGLARLVPPSVADTVTQYHMTSAAGTFCYIDPEYQQTGMLGVKSDIYSLGIIFLQLLTAKAPMGLTHHVERAIEKGTLDEILDPSLSDWPQEEALKFAKLAVQCAELRRKDRPDLGKVILPELHRLRNLAEDSDLISALGKPTNVTRDRHVSVVLEGECPHPVSGAIRANNSVS, encoded by the exons ATGTGGTTGCCAAAGAATCGGTTAGAGAAGAAGGATGGTGTGAGTGGATTAGTAGCAGTGGCAATTGATAAAAAGAAAGGGAGTCAAACTGCACTCAAATGGGCAGTTGACAATCTCCTCATGAGAAGTGCAACTGTAATTCTCATCCATGTCAAGCTTCTTGCACCAACTCTATCTCCATCACCTTCTCTTTTCGTCCCTA GGATAAGTGCTTTCCTTGGCGATGATAGTTCAGTGGTGGGCAAAGAACACGAATGCCAAAACAAAAATCTTTTCCTCCCATATCGTGTCTTCTGTACACGAAAAGAT ATACATTGCAAGGATGTCCAACTAGAAGATTCAGATGTATCCAAAGCTATAACTGAATATGCTTCTCAGACAGGAATTGAGCATCTGGTTCTTGGCTCTTCAGCAAAAACTAGTTTGCTCAA AAGATTCAAGGTATCAGATATTCCAGGAGAAATTTCAAAAGGGGCTCCAGATTTCTGCACCGTCTATGTTATTGCCAAAGGAAAGATTCAAACAATGCGATCTGCTACTCGTCAACCACCGACCATTTTCCCTAACCTGGTCTATCAAGGTAGTGTCAGGTCAAACATTTCAGACCCAAATATGCATTCGGATCCAAACATAAAAG AAGAACAATCGCATTCCTTTGATTCTGCATCACAGTATGATGAATCGTTCAG GTCACCATTTACTAGGAAACATTACAATGGCAGACACTATGGGGACACTCCCAATTCAGATATGGACATATCCTTTGTAAGCACTGGAAGGAAAAGCACAGACCGCTTGATCCCTTCATTGAACTTAGATACCGGAATATCCAATCCTCGGTTATCATATAGCTCAGACACAGATGcaaacttgagttttgagtCAATACATTATGGAAGGAAGTCTCCGGAATTGAACAGTCCTAATGAATTCACATCATTCTCATTTGAGAGTGACAATCAATCTTTTACATCACAAGCAACG GATGACATGGAGGCTGAAATGAGGAGATTGAAGTTGGAGCTGAAGCAGACCATGGAAATGTATAACACGGCTTGTAAAGAAGCACTCACAGCACATCAGAAG GCAGTGGAACTTCAGCAGTGGAAAATAGAGGAAGAGATGAGAATGGAAGAAGCAAAGCTGGCTGGGAAAAAAGCAATGGCAATGGCAGAAAAGGAGAAAGCCAAGTCTAAAGCAGCCATTGAGACTGCTGAAGCACAAAAGAGAATTGCAGAACTGGAATCACAGAAGAGACTCGTTGCAGAAATGAAAGCAATTAGAGAAtcagaagagaaaagaaaagtgcTTGATGCTTTGGTAAATGTAGATATCAGGTATAGAAAGTACACTATCGAGGAGATTGAAGAGGCAACAAATTTTTTTTCAGAATCCCTTAAAATTGGAGAAGGGGGATACGGTCCCGTTTTTAAGTGCCATTTGGATCACACACCTGTTGCAGTCAAGGTTCTACGCCCAGATGCACAACAAGGAAGATCACAGTTTCAGAGAGAG GTTGAGGTATTGAGTTGCATACGGCATCCAAACATGGTTCTCCTCCTGGGAGCATGTCCAGAATATGGATGTCTGGTGTATGAGTATATGGCAAATGGAAGCTTGGACAATTGCCTCTTTCGAAAGGGCAACACTCCCCCACTTCCTTGGCAGCTAAGGTTCAAGATAGCAGCTGAGATTGGCACAGGCTTGCTGTTCCTGCACCAGACAAAACCAGAACCTCTGGTGCACAGGGACTTGAAACCAGCCAATATCTTGCTTGACAGAAACTTTGTGTCCAAAATCAGTGATGTAGGTTTGGCCAGGCTAGTTCCACCATCTGTGGCAGACACTGTCACGCAATATCACATGACATCCGCAGCCGGAACCTTCTGCTACATAGATCCTGAGTACCAGCAGACAGGAATGTTAGGGGTGAAATCAGACATATACTCCCTTGGGATAATTTTTTTGCAACTCTTGACAGCAAAAGCACCTATGGGTTTGACCCATCATGTTGAAAGGGCCATTGAGAAAGGAACTTTAGATGAGATTTTGGATCCATCACTCTCTGATTGGCCACAAGAGGAGGCCTTGAAATTTGCTAAGTTGGCAGTTCAGTGTGCTGAATTAAGGCGCAAAGACAGACCTGATCTTGGCAAGGTTATCCTACCAGAACTCCATAGACTAAGAAACCTTGCTGAAGATAGTGATCTTATTTCAGCTTTGGGTAAACCTACGAATGTGACCCGAGACAGACATGTTTCTGTAGTACTG GAAGGAGAGTGTCCTCACCCGGTCTCAGGGGCAATTAGAGCTAACAATTCAGTGTCTTAA
- the LOC137821630 gene encoding probable nucleoredoxin 3 — protein MAGLNFEATYTDNHDIMKIFEAEGVEFLLSSEGKVPVSECSGKVICLFFSANWCRPCRAFTPHLLELYETLRKRGINLEIIFISFDRDEDGFKEHFKSMTWLAVPFDVNLHRRLIDRYRVDRIPSFVPLCSDAITVKEDLIGCIEDYGADAFPFTRKRHEELKAMDERKREEANLEELLGHEGRDFLISGDDRKVPICEVVGKTIGLYFCAYWSPPCCAFTVQLTDAYNKLKAAKGDCFEIVLISTDRDLVEFNINKNSMPWLAVPYEDRTRHDLRRIFDIKGIPALVLIGPDGKVISGNGKFMVSSYGAEAFPFTESRIRELEAALRKEGEALPQQAEDVKHEHVLKLDMAKAYVCDSCRKQGKFWAFSCDVCDYDLHPSCLEKAN, from the exons ATGGCAGGGTTAAATTTTGAAGCCACATATACTGACAACCATGATATTATGAAGATATTTGAAGCTGAAGGTGTTGAGTTCCTTTTATCTTCTGAAGGAAAG GTACCCGTGTCAGAATGCAGTGGGAAAGTCATCTGCCTATTTTTCAGTGCAAACTGGTGCAGGCCTTGCAGAGCTTTCACTCCCCATCTTCTTGAACTTTATGAAACACTGAGAAAGAGGGGAATAAATCTAGAGATCATCTTCATCTCCTTTGACCGTGATGAGGATGGATTTAAAGAACACTTCAAGAGCATGACATGGCTAGCTGTCCCATTTGATGTAAATTTGCACAGAAGACTGATTGACAGATACAGAGTTGATCGAATCCCATCATTTGTTCCATTGTGTTCAGATGCCATAACTGTTAAAGAAGACTTGATTGGCTGCATAGAGGATTATGGTGCTGATGCATTTCCTTTCACTAGGAAGAGACACGAGGAATTGAAAGCCATGGATGAAAGGAAGCGTGAGGAAGCAAACTTGGAAGAATTATTGGGACATGAAGGACGCGACTTTCTCATCTCTGGAGATGATAGAAAG GTGCCCATATGTGAAGTAGTTGGTAAAACCATAGGCCTGTATTTTTGTGCCTACTGGTCTCCTCCTTGCTGTGCCTTCACTGTCCAGCTTACAGATGCATACAACAAACTCAAGGCTGCAAAAGGAGACTGTTTTGAGATTGTTTTAATATCAACAGATAGGGACCTTGTTGAATTCAATATCAACAAAAATAGTATGCCTTGGCTTGCTGTTCCATATGAGGATAGGACAAGGCATGACCTTAGAAGAATCTTTGATATAAAGGGCATTCCTGCTTTGGTTCTCATTGGACCAGATGGCAAAGTAATTAGTGGGAATGGCAAGTTTATGGTCTCTTCATATGGAGCAGAAGCTTTTCCATTTACCGAATCACGGATAAGAGAGCTAGAAGCAGCTctgagaaaggaaggagaggcTTTGCCACAGCAGGCTGAGGATGTCAAGCATGAACATGTGCTGAAATTGGATATGGCCAAAGCATATGTATGTGATTCTTGTAGAAAGCAAGGGAAGTTCTGGGCATTCTCTTGTGATGTCTGTGACTATGACCTACACCCAAGTTGTCTTGAAAAGGCCAATTAG
- the LOC137821559 gene encoding uncharacterized protein isoform X1, translating into MARICLSFRFPGALHLAIQRHSNSSLVTFPVKALFTLNIYRYRRRERSVTGGVRAFESSSAKPMSWCDGVQEPRVLIAPDPGTCGNGLGQMISLRHPKSGNATQYLFANGMLQELQWFKNLYGSWFLGDYITEDGRLYLSTPIDPVFIMLPIFEEARMKKGDDLGRFRQLDEILFIDGYPGYMQLMSVVENCMQVVSEVKEVGSSKFFRLDDSKVLRWMCYKVCQLKQTLPNLDKNYAVQSEKDTLIDAVSILGEYFKEKPWLELLCNHLKLNILEVIGKVEVNVEGSNSGLCNELQEQQQDKKGTIAKKGRQAKKVKLETESHNIREMFTRASRKKS; encoded by the exons CCTCGTTACCTTCCCTGTTAAAGCTCTCTTTACTCTAAATAT TTACCGTTACCGGCGAAGGGAACGATCGGTGACTGGTGGTGTTAGGGCTTTTGAATCCTCTTCTGCTAAACCAATGAGTTGGTGTGATGGGGTTCAGGAACCACGGGTTCTCATCGCACCTG ATCCTGGAACCTGTGGAAATGGTCTGGGACAGATGATATCGCTCCGCCATCCCAAGTCTG GAAATGCAACACAGTATCTGTTTGCAAATGGAATGCTTCAAGAACTTCAGTGGTTTAAGAACTTGTATGGATCTTGGTTTTTGGGAGATTATATAACTGAAG ATGGTCGGTTGTATTTATCCACACCAATTGATCCTGTTTTCATCATGTTGCCTATATTTGAGGAAGCTAGAATGAAG AAAGGGGATGATCTTGGGAGGTTCAGGCAATTAGATGAGATATTATTTATTGATGGCTATCCAGGATATATGCAGTTAATGTCTGTTGTGGAGAACTGTATGCAAGTTGTTTCTGAAGTCAAAG AAGTTGGATCCTCAAAATTCTTCAGACTTGATGACTCAAAAGTTCTACGTTGGATGTGCTATAAG GTTTGTCAGCTAAAACAGACACTACCCAATTTGGACAAAAACTATGCTGTTCAATCAGAGAAAGACACAT TGATTGATGCAGTCTCTATATTAGGAGAGTATTTCAAGGAAAAGCCTTGGTTGGAGCTTTTGTGTAACCATCTTAA GTTAAATATACTCGAGGTTATTGGAAAAGTAGAAGTAAATGTTGAAGGAAGTAACTCAGGTTTATGTAACGAATTACAG GAACAACAGCAAGATAAGAAGGGTACAATTGCAAAGAAAGGTAGACAAGCGAAGAAAGTAAAATTGGAGACAGAATCACACAACATTAGAGAGATGTTTACGAGGGCCTCTCGAAAGAAAAGCTAA
- the LOC137821559 gene encoding uncharacterized protein isoform X3 → MSWCDGVQEPRVLIAPDPGTCGNGLGQMISLRHPKSGNATQYLFANGMLQELQWFKNLYGSWFLGDYITEDGRLYLSTPIDPVFIMLPIFEEARMKKGDDLGRFRQLDEILFIDGYPGYMQLMSVVENCMQVVSEVKEVGSSKFFRLDDSKVLRWMCYKVCQLKQTLPNLDKNYAVQSEKDTLIDAVSILGEYFKEKPWLELLCNHLKLNILEVIGKVEVNVEGSNSGLCNELQEQQQDKKGTIAKKGRQAKKVKLETESHNIREMFTRASRKKS, encoded by the exons ATGAGTTGGTGTGATGGGGTTCAGGAACCACGGGTTCTCATCGCACCTG ATCCTGGAACCTGTGGAAATGGTCTGGGACAGATGATATCGCTCCGCCATCCCAAGTCTG GAAATGCAACACAGTATCTGTTTGCAAATGGAATGCTTCAAGAACTTCAGTGGTTTAAGAACTTGTATGGATCTTGGTTTTTGGGAGATTATATAACTGAAG ATGGTCGGTTGTATTTATCCACACCAATTGATCCTGTTTTCATCATGTTGCCTATATTTGAGGAAGCTAGAATGAAG AAAGGGGATGATCTTGGGAGGTTCAGGCAATTAGATGAGATATTATTTATTGATGGCTATCCAGGATATATGCAGTTAATGTCTGTTGTGGAGAACTGTATGCAAGTTGTTTCTGAAGTCAAAG AAGTTGGATCCTCAAAATTCTTCAGACTTGATGACTCAAAAGTTCTACGTTGGATGTGCTATAAG GTTTGTCAGCTAAAACAGACACTACCCAATTTGGACAAAAACTATGCTGTTCAATCAGAGAAAGACACAT TGATTGATGCAGTCTCTATATTAGGAGAGTATTTCAAGGAAAAGCCTTGGTTGGAGCTTTTGTGTAACCATCTTAA GTTAAATATACTCGAGGTTATTGGAAAAGTAGAAGTAAATGTTGAAGGAAGTAACTCAGGTTTATGTAACGAATTACAG GAACAACAGCAAGATAAGAAGGGTACAATTGCAAAGAAAGGTAGACAAGCGAAGAAAGTAAAATTGGAGACAGAATCACACAACATTAGAGAGATGTTTACGAGGGCCTCTCGAAAGAAAAGCTAA
- the LOC137821559 gene encoding uncharacterized protein isoform X4 has protein sequence MSWCDEVQEPRVVIAPDPGTCGNGLGQMISLRHPKSGNATQYLFANGMLQELQWFKNLYGSWFLGDYITEDGRLYLSTPIDPVFIMLPIFEEARMKKGDDLGRFRQLDEILFIDGYPGYMQLMSVVENCMQVVSEVKEVGSSKFFRLDDSKVLRWMCYKVCQLKQTLPNLDKNYAVQSEKDTLIDAVSILGEYFKEKPWLELLCNHLKLNILEVIGKVEVNVEGSNSGLCNELQEQQQDKKGTIAKKGRQAKKVKLETESHNIREMFTRASRKKS, from the exons ATCCTGGAACCTGTGGAAATGGTCTGGGACAGATGATATCGCTCCGCCATCCCAAGTCTG GAAATGCAACACAGTATCTGTTTGCAAATGGAATGCTTCAAGAACTTCAGTGGTTTAAGAACTTGTATGGATCTTGGTTTTTGGGAGATTATATAACTGAAG ATGGTCGGTTGTATTTATCCACACCAATTGATCCTGTTTTCATCATGTTGCCTATATTTGAGGAAGCTAGAATGAAG AAAGGGGATGATCTTGGGAGGTTCAGGCAATTAGATGAGATATTATTTATTGATGGCTATCCAGGATATATGCAGTTAATGTCTGTTGTGGAGAACTGTATGCAAGTTGTTTCTGAAGTCAAAG AAGTTGGATCCTCAAAATTCTTCAGACTTGATGACTCAAAAGTTCTACGTTGGATGTGCTATAAG GTTTGTCAGCTAAAACAGACACTACCCAATTTGGACAAAAACTATGCTGTTCAATCAGAGAAAGACACAT TGATTGATGCAGTCTCTATATTAGGAGAGTATTTCAAGGAAAAGCCTTGGTTGGAGCTTTTGTGTAACCATCTTAA GTTAAATATACTCGAGGTTATTGGAAAAGTAGAAGTAAATGTTGAAGGAAGTAACTCAGGTTTATGTAACGAATTACAG GAACAACAGCAAGATAAGAAGGGTACAATTGCAAAGAAAGGTAGACAAGCGAAGAAAGTAAAATTGGAGACAGAATCACACAACATTAGAGAGATGTTTACGAGGGCCTCTCGAAAGAAAAGCTAA